The following proteins are encoded in a genomic region of Synechococcus sp. CBW1002:
- a CDS encoding DUF2996 domain-containing protein, whose protein sequence is MSDSANPAPQPAASPAPASPAAAAPAAAAAAAKPKAKPPAPEDQPFASFVPDLLLPALAKEIEAYGGPTPDLRFCEGPMPVVGSPCWMVQGSLPGDRRFWLCFTQPDISSAKTVAVAESGSEPSLLESFLIDERKITLALLVSRLVQRLNGQKWLGPN, encoded by the coding sequence GTGAGCGATTCCGCCAATCCCGCCCCTCAGCCTGCCGCCAGCCCGGCTCCTGCCAGCCCAGCCGCCGCTGCTCCTGCTGCTGCCGCTGCTGCGGCGAAGCCCAAGGCCAAGCCACCGGCCCCGGAAGACCAGCCCTTCGCCAGCTTCGTGCCGGACCTGCTGCTGCCGGCCCTGGCCAAGGAGATCGAGGCCTATGGCGGCCCAACTCCCGACCTTCGCTTCTGCGAGGGCCCGATGCCGGTGGTGGGCAGTCCCTGTTGGATGGTGCAGGGCAGCCTGCCGGGGGATCGCCGCTTCTGGCTCTGCTTCACCCAGCCGGACATCTCCAGCGCCAAGACCGTGGCGGTGGCCGAGTCGGGCAGTGAACCCAGCCTGCTGGAGTCGTTTCTGATCGACGAGCGCAAGATCACGCTGGCTCTCCTGGTTTCTCGCCTGGTGCAGCGGCTGAATGGCCAGAAGTGGCTCGGCCCGAACTGA
- a CDS encoding chloride channel protein: protein MVRPSPRAQIQHLGRHLIDLGFLGLMVGAACWPLNLVDRWQDRLLERMPGFGGGAWSAASLALVLVPLVVMPLLLVLQAGPWKDGRGSGIPQTMESLHDPERRELLLAATPTWRRSLLWTVASLALFSLGREGPVVQVGASVAHALRRRFPALLRGLVPGGVLAIAAGAGLAGGFNSPLMGVVFMAEELTGRFQSALIWPGLMVCATAALMSHWGGEPLYGLGVVANATPETELLLWAVPIGLSAGLLGGAFASLLLATARQLRVRVLRHPWLWGLGLGLLLSLMLLVSGGLSGGDGERLMTLLIDDQKPIATGWRWLGLLVLRIVAPIIPLAAGVPGGLIDPAFTLGAVFGSGVIEWFGGDPHVGLALGMVAALAGATQLPVMSMLFALHMAGDQQLLAGLLLAGALGAYAGRMLLKLPVYHALAALDQPNSNAGSEATS from the coding sequence ATGGTGCGCCCCAGCCCCCGTGCCCAGATCCAGCATCTCGGTCGCCATCTGATCGACCTGGGATTTCTCGGCCTGATGGTGGGGGCCGCCTGCTGGCCCCTGAACCTGGTGGACCGCTGGCAGGATCGCCTGCTGGAGAGGATGCCCGGTTTCGGCGGGGGGGCGTGGTCGGCCGCCAGTCTGGCGCTGGTGCTGGTGCCGCTGGTGGTGATGCCCCTGCTGCTGGTGCTGCAGGCGGGCCCCTGGAAGGACGGGCGGGGATCGGGCATCCCCCAGACGATGGAAAGCCTTCACGATCCGGAGCGGCGGGAGCTGCTGCTGGCGGCCACGCCCACCTGGCGGCGCTCCCTGCTCTGGACGGTCGCCAGCCTCGCCCTGTTCTCGCTGGGACGGGAAGGCCCGGTGGTGCAGGTGGGGGCCAGTGTGGCCCATGCCCTGCGCCGTCGCTTCCCGGCGCTGCTGCGGGGGCTGGTTCCTGGAGGCGTATTGGCGATCGCTGCCGGAGCCGGTTTGGCGGGTGGCTTCAACAGCCCCCTGATGGGGGTGGTGTTCATGGCTGAGGAGCTCACCGGTCGCTTTCAGTCGGCCCTGATCTGGCCGGGCTTGATGGTCTGTGCCACCGCTGCCCTGATGAGCCATTGGGGTGGCGAACCGCTCTACGGACTTGGGGTGGTGGCCAATGCCACCCCTGAGACCGAACTGCTGCTCTGGGCGGTGCCGATTGGCCTGTCAGCCGGACTGCTGGGGGGGGCGTTTGCCTCGCTGCTGCTGGCGACAGCGCGACAGCTGCGCGTTCGGGTGCTCCGCCACCCCTGGCTCTGGGGGCTGGGGCTGGGTCTTCTGTTGAGTCTAATGCTGCTGGTCAGCGGCGGCCTCAGCGGCGGGGATGGCGAGCGCCTGATGACCCTGCTGATCGATGACCAGAAGCCCATTGCCACCGGCTGGCGGTGGTTGGGGCTGTTGGTTCTGCGAATTGTGGCCCCGATCATCCCGCTGGCGGCAGGTGTGCCAGGCGGCCTGATCGATCCGGCCTTCACCCTGGGGGCCGTCTTCGGCTCCGGGGTGATCGAGTGGTTCGGTGGTGATCCTCACGTGGGTCTGGCTCTTGGCATGGTGGCGGCCCTGGCCGGCGCCACCCAGTTGCCGGTGATGAGCATGCTCTTTGCCCTGCACATGGCAGGAGATCAGCAGCTGCTGGCCGGCCTGCTGCTGGCAGGTGCCCTGGGGGCCTATGCAGGGCGGATGTTGCTGAAATTGCCGGTGTACCACGCTCTGGCGGCCCTGGATCAGCCGAATTCGAACGCAGGCAGCGAGGCTACGTCGTGA
- a CDS encoding YkgJ family cysteine cluster protein — protein sequence MSKPERWQCIACCGACCRLDPSLREDAIAALSDEQRRTYLAMVGEDGWCIHYDTGARRCRIYEDRPDFCRVENLMALFGAEAGEADALAIDCCKQQIRSEYGGRGRVMRRFRRAIRQRP from the coding sequence ATGAGTAAGCCGGAACGCTGGCAGTGCATCGCCTGCTGCGGCGCCTGCTGCCGGCTCGATCCCAGCCTGCGCGAGGACGCCATCGCGGCGCTCAGCGACGAGCAGCGCCGCACGTACCTCGCGATGGTGGGCGAAGACGGCTGGTGCATCCACTACGACACCGGTGCCCGTCGATGCCGGATCTACGAGGATCGGCCTGATTTCTGCAGGGTTGAGAACCTCATGGCCCTGTTCGGCGCCGAGGCCGGTGAGGCGGATGCCCTGGCGATCGACTGTTGCAAACAGCAGATCCGCAGCGAATACGGCGGCCGTGGCAGGGTGATGCGGCGATTCCGGCGCGCCATTCGCCAACGGCCATGA
- a CDS encoding RNB domain-containing ribonuclease, whose amino-acid sequence MKFTVADLLDQLTPDSTVPVAQLEKALGLSGEPEQQHLRIGLDGLVRLGLLEESEAGLQRRQDDTLIEARLRCSSKGFCFALRDDGGEDIYIRDHQLNHAWNGDRVLVRITREGGRRRSPEGGVQCILERATSSLLAQVEEQNDRLLAVPLDDRLLTSLELPSADAVHLDPSQSSVVEVMVDRYPVGQFAPQGHVERQLPIHGGVEADLDLLLTKHGLRERPAAPRATLRTPAPKDRIDLTAQTTLLLEAWSNEAPGLPALALEPREDGAGWRLWVHAPCVAERLALGSSLDLWLREQAEAFCVGPSWLPLLTPALAKASAFQPGRSESALSVALDLSPDGALEHYRFSRSIIRPTARVDLAALTALAERKPKARTVPAGLKALKDHIPLIEQLIGVAELLRQRRLAGGSIDLALPMPAIPGLGDLLTPGPDGASQGWMVDLPLQHPVALLREAVLLAHRALGGHLAALNLPALYAINPAAEASELNEVAKAALALEIPLELSAEGNASAAELAAAFAATDRSRVLQQQLRDTLEPVQISEVPGPNAVAGEEVAVAPWCCPGLHYADLWNQQLLTSLLVDGKDRPTVRHKVTVDLASDACRSATIDWSLLTPSQLTPYQEAIAHGLAQRLQGRARFLQEVQSDALAMAQARQAEPLVGQVMPGVISGVQSYGFFVEVPPSQVEGLVHVSSLKDDWYEYRARQNRLVGRKNRRTYMLGDAVEVEIQKVDALRHQIDLVVLLPEGDDLTDSSEMTSSSGPDALGASSFDSPGFAASADGTSQFGADEDESSSDDDLSQD is encoded by the coding sequence ATGAAGTTCACGGTCGCCGACCTGCTCGACCAGCTCACACCCGACAGCACCGTGCCCGTGGCACAACTGGAGAAGGCCCTCGGTCTCTCCGGAGAGCCTGAGCAGCAGCACCTGCGCATCGGCCTCGATGGTCTGGTGCGTCTGGGTCTGCTGGAGGAGAGCGAGGCCGGTCTGCAGCGGCGCCAGGATGACACCCTGATCGAGGCGAGGCTGCGCTGCTCGAGCAAGGGCTTCTGCTTTGCCCTGCGGGATGACGGCGGCGAAGACATCTACATCCGTGACCACCAGCTCAACCACGCCTGGAACGGCGATCGGGTGCTGGTGCGCATCACCCGCGAGGGTGGCCGCCGCCGTTCACCCGAAGGCGGCGTGCAATGCATTCTGGAACGGGCCACCAGCAGCCTCCTGGCCCAGGTGGAGGAGCAGAACGATCGGCTGTTGGCCGTGCCGCTTGACGATCGGCTGCTCACCAGCCTGGAGCTGCCCAGTGCTGATGCCGTTCACCTCGACCCCAGTCAGTCTTCGGTGGTCGAGGTCATGGTGGACCGTTACCCGGTGGGCCAGTTCGCTCCCCAGGGCCACGTGGAGCGCCAGCTGCCCATCCACGGTGGCGTGGAGGCCGACCTCGACCTGCTGCTCACCAAACATGGCTTGCGGGAGCGGCCTGCCGCACCGCGCGCCACCCTCCGGACCCCGGCTCCCAAGGATCGGATCGATCTCACCGCGCAGACCACCCTTCTGCTGGAAGCCTGGAGCAACGAGGCCCCGGGGCTGCCGGCGCTGGCTCTTGAACCCCGCGAAGACGGCGCCGGCTGGCGACTGTGGGTCCATGCCCCCTGCGTGGCGGAACGCCTGGCCCTTGGCTCCTCGCTGGATCTGTGGCTGCGGGAGCAGGCCGAGGCCTTCTGCGTCGGTCCCTCCTGGCTGCCCCTGCTCACCCCTGCCCTGGCCAAGGCGAGTGCGTTCCAGCCCGGCCGCAGTGAGTCGGCCCTCTCGGTGGCCCTTGATCTTTCCCCCGACGGCGCGCTGGAGCATTACCGTTTCAGCCGGAGCATAATCCGCCCCACGGCACGGGTCGACCTGGCCGCCCTCACGGCCCTGGCGGAGCGCAAACCCAAGGCCCGCACGGTGCCGGCCGGCCTCAAGGCGCTCAAAGATCACATCCCGCTGATCGAACAGCTGATTGGTGTGGCTGAGCTGTTGCGCCAGCGCCGTTTGGCGGGGGGCTCGATCGATCTGGCCCTGCCGATGCCTGCGATCCCCGGCCTTGGCGATCTGCTCACCCCTGGCCCCGATGGCGCCAGCCAGGGCTGGATGGTGGACCTGCCGCTGCAGCATCCCGTGGCCCTGCTGCGGGAAGCCGTGTTGCTGGCCCATCGTGCTCTGGGGGGGCACCTGGCCGCCCTGAACCTGCCGGCCCTGTATGCCATCAATCCAGCCGCCGAAGCGAGCGAACTGAACGAGGTGGCCAAGGCTGCCCTGGCCCTCGAAATCCCCCTGGAACTCTCGGCTGAAGGCAATGCCAGCGCCGCCGAGCTGGCCGCCGCCTTCGCCGCCACCGACCGCAGCCGGGTGTTGCAGCAGCAGTTGCGCGACACGCTGGAGCCTGTTCAGATCAGCGAGGTGCCGGGTCCCAATGCGGTGGCAGGCGAGGAGGTGGCGGTGGCCCCCTGGTGTTGCCCCGGTCTGCACTACGCCGACCTCTGGAACCAGCAGCTGCTCACCAGCCTGCTGGTTGATGGCAAGGATCGCCCCACGGTCCGTCACAAGGTGACCGTCGATCTGGCCAGTGATGCCTGCCGTTCCGCCACGATCGACTGGTCGTTGCTCACTCCCAGCCAGCTGACTCCTTATCAGGAGGCGATCGCCCACGGCCTGGCCCAGAGGCTTCAGGGCCGGGCTCGCTTCCTGCAGGAGGTACAGAGCGATGCCCTCGCCATGGCCCAGGCCCGGCAGGCCGAGCCGCTGGTGGGTCAGGTGATGCCGGGGGTGATCAGTGGCGTGCAGAGCTACGGGTTCTTCGTGGAAGTGCCGCCCTCCCAGGTGGAAGGTCTCGTGCACGTCAGCTCCCTCAAGGACGACTGGTACGAGTACCGGGCCCGCCAGAACCGATTGGTGGGGCGTAAGAACCGCCGCACCTACATGTTGGGCGATGCCGTGGAGGTGGAGATCCAGAAGGTGGATGCCCTGCGCCATCAGATCGACCTGGTGGTGCTCCTGCCCGAAGGCGATGACCTGACAGACAGCAGCGAGATGACCAGTAGCTCCGGGCCTGATGCTCTGGGTGCCTCCTCCTTCGACAGCCCTGGCTTCGCCGCCTCTGCTGACGGGACTTCCCAGTTCGGTGCTGACGAGGACGAATCCTCCAGCGACGACGACCTCAGCCAGGACTGA
- a CDS encoding TMEM165/GDT1 family protein: MSSTSGSDNSHAGSWGAAFLTTATTVFLAELGDKTQLAALLLSAQSGQPVVVFIGASLALISSSLVGVVLGRWLASVMPAHQLERLAGLVMVALGLWLGRQAVLHLSSLHPDLLHLPQIQP, from the coding sequence ATGAGCAGCACCTCCGGCAGCGACAACAGCCACGCCGGCAGCTGGGGAGCTGCCTTCCTCACCACAGCCACCACCGTGTTTCTGGCGGAGCTGGGGGACAAGACCCAGCTGGCCGCCCTTCTGCTGTCGGCGCAGTCCGGTCAGCCGGTGGTGGTGTTCATCGGGGCCTCCCTGGCCCTGATCAGCTCCAGCCTGGTGGGGGTGGTGCTGGGCCGCTGGCTGGCCAGTGTCATGCCGGCCCATCAGCTCGAGCGACTGGCCGGGCTGGTGATGGTTGCTCTGGGGCTCTGGCTCGGTCGCCAGGCCGTGCTTCACCTGTCTTCGCTGCACCCTGACCTGCTGCATCTCCCCCAGATCCAGCCCTGA
- a CDS encoding TMEM165/GDT1 family protein: MPLALLASTFATVFLAELGDKTQLAIVTISGTSSRPTAVFAGSSVALVLASLLGAAAGGSLSSVVPTDLLQLVASLGFLVIGLRLIQRSRVSEDDLAGGEALAGDDLVRVDGVVSSAQEPPA; this comes from the coding sequence ATGCCGCTCGCCCTCCTGGCTTCAACCTTCGCCACGGTGTTTCTGGCGGAACTGGGCGACAAGACCCAGCTCGCCATCGTCACGATCAGCGGCACCTCGAGCCGCCCCACGGCGGTGTTCGCCGGCAGTTCCGTGGCCCTGGTGCTGGCCAGCCTGCTTGGGGCGGCTGCCGGTGGCTCCCTGTCCAGTGTGGTGCCCACCGATCTGCTGCAACTGGTGGCCTCCCTTGGCTTTCTGGTGATCGGCCTGCGCCTGATTCAGCGCTCCAGGGTCAGCGAGGACGACCTGGCCGGTGGCGAAGCACTGGCCGGTGACGATCTGGTGAGGGTCGACGGGGTGGTGTCCAGCGCTCAGGAACCCCCGGCCTGA
- a CDS encoding flavin prenyltransferase UbiX — protein sequence MTLPVVLAVSGASAQPLAERALQLLLQAGETVEMVTSRGAIGVWQAELGLRVPSEPDLQERFWRERTGCNGGQLRCHRWNDQGAAIASGSYRTRGMVILPASMGTVGRIASGVALDLVERAADVHLKEGRPLVIAPRETPWSLVHLRNLTALAEAGARIAPPVPAWYQQPRSLDDMVDFLVIRVFDVLGYDLGPLNRWQGRPALR from the coding sequence GTGACCCTGCCGGTGGTTCTAGCTGTGTCCGGGGCCTCCGCTCAGCCCCTGGCTGAACGGGCCCTGCAGCTGTTGCTGCAGGCCGGAGAAACCGTGGAGATGGTCACCAGCCGTGGCGCCATCGGGGTCTGGCAGGCGGAACTGGGCCTGCGGGTTCCATCCGAACCCGACCTTCAGGAGCGGTTCTGGCGAGAGCGCACCGGTTGCAACGGCGGCCAGCTCCGCTGCCACCGCTGGAATGACCAGGGGGCGGCGATTGCCAGTGGCAGCTACCGCACCCGCGGCATGGTCATCCTGCCGGCGAGCATGGGCACGGTGGGGCGGATTGCCTCGGGCGTGGCCCTCGATCTGGTGGAGCGTGCCGCCGATGTTCACCTCAAGGAGGGCAGACCGCTGGTGATTGCCCCGCGGGAAACTCCCTGGAGCCTGGTGCATCTGCGCAATCTCACGGCCCTGGCCGAGGCCGGCGCTCGGATCGCGCCGCCCGTTCCCGCCTGGTATCAGCAGCCCCGCAGCCTCGACGACATGGTGGATTTTCTGGTGATCCGCGTCTTCGACGTGCTGGGTTACGACCTGGGCCCGCTCAACCGCTGGCAGGGCCGGCCGGCGCTGCGTTGA
- a CDS encoding EAL domain-containing protein: MAASENCAALFDLSLPELLKRSPEQLFGGEAAAVLAGVLTQDRGLQNFSLETSSGLSLQASCFSCRPYVGLCLEHPSLADHAGRQEEPSPTELLRSITTATCLLQTIDEASEDGLEPFSNTMVNVVRTITGFDRVMLYRFDSDWNGIVIAEDRAPEVATSYLGLHFPSSDIPRAARHLFHANSVRTLVDMQRPASALQYTKAYSQAQPVDLGQCHYRDVSDVHRRYLVNMGVRSSLTFALSVNNKLWGLIACHNMDRSRQISPTQLVIFKSFSDIMSVGLSRILARQEKQALDEITRLCNWIRDQSAKSVSTNFVEVILRPIVDQLPDLIGCDGFVYISPAVLFSSDNAPSASGIEKVRCFFRDWSRHQQSSSLITARLRDYGVSLSSSDQTKAAGVIAIQNADDATKMLLFRRPRLFSSTWAGDPKHRVVRLEGGGGLDPRSSFERFVEENHHSCLEWTLADQAVAFQLFDTLSHAQFVMDRRDSFEALKIAKLEAIEATERMTHAAMHDELTGLANRRMLEIELQGSIERSLLSLDEPEAKLTALLHLDLDGFKRVNDTLGHDSGDQLLVMVANSIRGCLRREDLAARMGGDEFIVLTSCGRSKDAIEALASRLLQVLSNPIQISGKVCRISASIGIAIVNRQDNSSSSLLRRADIALYESKRKGKGCYSFYDENLDKAFNQEVQLAEEFEIGFSRSELLLYYQPLFRADSRRLVGAEALVRWNHPRMGLLAPGQFFNAVDQARMMPALDHFSLSQARDDLRRWMEQGLSLSKLSVNVSADRLLSQDLVKHVRALDFPDGVLVFELLESIYLDYPDQDLLDKIRDLQDLGVRIELDDFGTGRTSVISLMSVKPSGIKLDRGLVIPSQESQDARCLMKLVVDMGHSLGISVTAEGVENMGTAKLAHDFGCDMLQGYGLGRPMPPDHFLGFALKNHAETMA, translated from the coding sequence GTGGCAGCCTCGGAGAACTGTGCGGCTCTGTTTGACCTCAGCCTGCCGGAGCTGTTGAAGCGCTCACCTGAGCAGCTCTTCGGTGGGGAGGCTGCCGCCGTTCTCGCCGGGGTGTTGACCCAGGATCGAGGTCTTCAGAATTTTTCCCTCGAGACCAGCAGCGGTCTTTCCCTTCAGGCGAGCTGTTTCTCCTGCAGGCCCTACGTGGGGCTCTGCCTGGAGCACCCGAGCCTTGCGGACCATGCCGGTCGGCAAGAGGAGCCGAGTCCAACGGAGCTGTTGCGGTCCATCACCACCGCCACTTGCCTGCTACAGACGATCGATGAAGCCTCGGAGGATGGATTGGAGCCTTTCTCCAACACCATGGTGAACGTGGTGCGCACCATCACCGGATTTGACCGGGTGATGCTCTATCGCTTTGATTCTGATTGGAACGGCATTGTCATTGCTGAAGATCGGGCCCCAGAGGTGGCGACCTCCTACCTGGGATTGCACTTTCCTTCTTCGGACATTCCCAGGGCAGCGCGGCATTTATTTCATGCCAATTCGGTACGCACCTTGGTGGACATGCAGCGCCCAGCTTCAGCTCTGCAGTACACCAAGGCGTATAGCCAGGCTCAACCTGTCGATTTGGGCCAATGCCATTATCGCGATGTGTCGGATGTTCATCGTCGCTATCTAGTCAACATGGGAGTGCGTTCTTCCCTCACTTTCGCATTGTCGGTCAATAACAAGCTCTGGGGGCTGATTGCCTGTCACAACATGGACCGCTCCCGGCAGATCAGTCCCACTCAGCTGGTCATCTTCAAAAGTTTTAGTGACATTATGTCAGTGGGGCTCTCGCGGATCTTGGCGCGGCAAGAGAAGCAGGCTCTAGATGAGATCACGAGGCTTTGCAATTGGATTCGCGATCAGTCGGCCAAGTCAGTTTCCACTAACTTTGTAGAGGTAATTCTCAGGCCAATCGTTGATCAACTGCCTGATCTTATCGGTTGCGATGGATTTGTCTACATCTCTCCGGCGGTACTGTTTTCCAGTGATAACGCTCCCAGTGCTTCCGGCATCGAGAAAGTGCGTTGTTTCTTTCGTGATTGGTCGCGTCATCAGCAATCATCCAGTCTAATCACAGCACGTCTGCGTGATTACGGTGTTTCCCTCTCCAGTTCAGATCAAACGAAGGCTGCTGGTGTCATTGCGATTCAAAATGCTGATGATGCTACGAAGATGTTGTTATTCCGCCGACCCCGATTATTCTCCAGCACCTGGGCTGGAGATCCGAAGCATCGTGTGGTCAGGCTTGAGGGTGGTGGTGGGCTTGACCCCCGTTCCTCCTTTGAACGTTTTGTCGAGGAAAATCATCACAGCTGCTTGGAGTGGACCCTGGCCGACCAGGCCGTGGCGTTCCAGCTGTTTGATACGCTCAGCCATGCTCAATTTGTGATGGATCGCCGCGACAGTTTCGAGGCACTGAAAATCGCGAAGCTAGAAGCGATTGAGGCAACCGAACGCATGACTCATGCAGCCATGCACGATGAGCTCACGGGACTGGCAAATCGGCGCATGCTTGAGATTGAACTGCAAGGCTCGATTGAACGGAGTCTCCTCAGCCTCGATGAGCCTGAAGCTAAGCTCACGGCACTATTGCATCTCGATCTTGATGGATTCAAGCGGGTGAACGATACCCTTGGTCATGATTCAGGTGATCAGTTGCTGGTCATGGTCGCTAATTCAATTCGTGGATGCCTTCGGCGCGAAGATCTGGCGGCGCGAATGGGTGGCGATGAGTTCATCGTGCTAACTTCTTGCGGCCGAAGTAAGGATGCTATTGAAGCATTGGCTTCGAGATTGCTTCAGGTTCTGAGCAATCCAATCCAGATTTCGGGTAAAGTCTGCCGGATCAGCGCAAGCATCGGCATCGCGATTGTCAATCGCCAGGATAATTCGTCCTCAAGCCTGCTGCGTCGAGCGGATATTGCTCTGTATGAGAGCAAGCGAAAAGGCAAGGGCTGCTATTCTTTCTATGATGAAAATCTCGACAAGGCTTTTAATCAGGAAGTTCAGCTTGCCGAGGAATTTGAGATCGGTTTTTCCCGATCCGAATTGCTACTTTATTACCAACCCCTCTTTCGTGCCGATTCTCGCCGCTTGGTAGGGGCTGAGGCTCTGGTGCGCTGGAATCACCCCAGGATGGGATTGCTTGCACCGGGACAGTTCTTCAATGCTGTGGATCAGGCCAGGATGATGCCCGCATTAGATCATTTCTCCCTGAGCCAGGCGCGTGACGATCTCCGGAGATGGATGGAGCAGGGGTTGTCGCTGAGCAAACTATCCGTGAATGTGTCTGCGGATCGGTTGCTATCACAGGATCTTGTCAAGCACGTCCGCGCTCTGGACTTCCCTGATGGGGTACTCGTGTTTGAGCTGCTTGAGTCGATTTATCTGGATTATCCCGATCAGGATCTCCTGGACAAGATCCGCGACCTGCAGGATCTGGGGGTACGAATCGAGCTGGACGACTTCGGCACAGGACGCACCTCTGTGATCAGCCTGATGTCCGTCAAACCCTCCGGCATCAAGCTGGATCGAGGCCTGGTGATTCCAAGCCAGGAATCGCAAGACGCTCGGTGTCTGATGAAATTGGTGGTCGATATGGGCCACTCACTGGGGATCTCCGTAACGGCAGAGGGAGTGGAAAACATGGGAACCGCAAAGCTGGCGCACGACTTTGGATGCGACATGTTGCAAGGATATGGACTGGGAAGGCCAATGCCCCCAGATCATTTCCTGGGCTTCGCACTGAAAAATCATGCAGAAACCATGGCCTAG
- the psb30 gene encoding photosystem II reaction center protein Ycf12/Psb30 translates to MGIDFHLIANFAALALITIAGPAVIFILFYRRGAL, encoded by the coding sequence ATGGGCATTGATTTTCACCTGATTGCCAACTTCGCTGCCCTGGCCTTGATCACCATTGCCGGGCCGGCCGTGATCTTCATCCTCTTTTACCGTCGCGGCGCACTCTGA